In one Bacillus thuringiensis genomic region, the following are encoded:
- a CDS encoding hotdog fold thioesterase, whose amino-acid sequence MAKTLMDSLGIELLEMTEDKVVATMPVDERTHQPFGFLHGGASVALAETVASVGSYNLIDQEKCICFGLEINANHIRSKKDGIVTAIGTPIHRGQSTMVWDVRIIDENDDLLCISRCTVAIKEKREK is encoded by the coding sequence ATGGCAAAAACTTTAATGGATTCACTTGGAATTGAGTTGTTAGAGATGACAGAAGATAAGGTGGTTGCTACGATGCCTGTTGATGAGCGTACGCATCAGCCGTTTGGATTTTTACATGGCGGTGCATCGGTTGCATTAGCGGAAACAGTGGCAAGTGTTGGTTCATACAATTTAATTGATCAAGAAAAATGTATTTGTTTCGGATTAGAAATTAATGCAAACCACATTCGTTCAAAGAAAGATGGAATTGTAACAGCGATCGGAACACCGATACATAGAGGACAATCGACAATGGTTTGGGATGTTCGCATTATTGATGAAAATGATGATTTACTATGTATATCAAGATGTACAGTAGCAATTAAAGAAAAACGTGAAAAGTAA
- a CDS encoding DNA alkylation repair protein, with the protein MHPFVKALQEHFTAHQNPEKAEPMARYMKNHFPFLGIQTPERRQLLKDIIQIHTLPNPKDFQIIIRELWDLTEREFQAAALDIMQKYKKHINETHIPFLEELIVTKSWWDSVDSIVPTFLGDIFLKHPELISAYIPKWIASDNIWLQRATILFQLKYKQKMDEELLFWIIGQLHSSKEFFIQKAIGWVLREYAKTNPDVVWEYVQNNELAPLSKREAIKHIKQNYGINNEKIGETLS; encoded by the coding sequence ATGCATCCATTTGTAAAAGCATTACAAGAGCATTTTACAGCTCATCAAAATCCTGAAAAAGCAGAACCTATGGCTCGTTATATGAAAAATCACTTCCCCTTTCTAGGTATTCAAACACCGGAAAGACGTCAATTATTAAAAGACATCATTCAAATACATACTCTCCCAAATCCAAAAGACTTCCAAATTATCATACGTGAGCTTTGGGACTTAACAGAACGTGAATTCCAAGCGGCCGCACTTGATATTATGCAAAAATATAAAAAGCATATAAACGAAACTCATATCCCCTTCTTAGAAGAACTGATTGTCACAAAATCTTGGTGGGACTCTGTCGATAGCATCGTCCCTACATTTTTAGGCGATATCTTTTTAAAACATCCAGAATTAATTTCTGCCTATATTCCAAAATGGATTGCATCAGATAACATATGGTTACAACGTGCCACTATTTTATTCCAACTAAAATATAAACAAAAGATGGATGAAGAACTTCTTTTCTGGATTATTGGACAACTACATTCTTCAAAAGAATTTTTCATTCAAAAAGCGATTGGCTGGGTCCTTCGTGAATATGCAAAAACAAATCCGGATGTAGTTTGGGAATACGTGCAAAACAATGAACTCGCTCCATTAAGTAAGCGTGAAGCAATTAAGCATATTAAGCAAAATTACGGAATAAATAATGAAAAAATAGGCGAGACTCTATCATAG
- a CDS encoding ArsB/NhaD family transporter — MHETTQELANWQYYFAIAVFLITYAIIISEKINRAVIALLGAALMVIVGVVDLHNAFTKHIEWGTITLLIGMMILVNITSKSGVFQYVAIKAAKGAQGNPIKILISLSLLTALGSAFLDNVTTVLLVVPVTLSITRILQVNPVPYLLSEIIFSNIGGTATLIGDPPNIMIGSANKHLDFNAFLLNLAPIVIIIIAVTAIILYFMYRKQLIADPVQVKKLMSLDEKQYIKDPVLMKKSLTVLGLTIVGFMTHSIFHVDAAIIALTGATVLMLIGVKEHEIEEVFASVEWVTIFFFAGLFVLVGGLIDIGLIKMLAQKVIGITGGDISYASILILWVSGIASATIDNIPFVATMIPLINDMAVGLGLSPSDAQIDVLWWALALGACLGGNGTLIGASANVIVAGIASREGHKFSYMDFLKVGFPIMIVSLIISHIYIYLRYLM, encoded by the coding sequence TTGCACGAAACAACGCAAGAACTCGCTAACTGGCAGTATTATTTTGCTATCGCAGTCTTTTTAATTACATATGCCATTATTATTTCTGAAAAAATTAATCGTGCTGTCATCGCACTTCTTGGTGCAGCACTCATGGTAATTGTGGGAGTCGTCGATTTACACAACGCCTTTACGAAACATATTGAATGGGGAACGATTACGTTACTTATCGGTATGATGATTTTGGTGAACATTACGAGTAAATCAGGTGTTTTCCAATACGTTGCTATTAAAGCAGCAAAAGGAGCTCAAGGAAATCCAATTAAAATTTTAATTTCACTTTCCTTACTTACCGCGCTTGGCTCCGCATTTTTAGATAACGTTACAACTGTACTTCTTGTTGTTCCAGTTACTTTATCTATTACGCGCATACTGCAAGTAAATCCTGTTCCTTATTTACTTTCTGAAATTATTTTTTCAAACATTGGAGGAACAGCAACATTAATTGGTGATCCACCTAACATTATGATTGGTTCTGCCAATAAGCATTTAGACTTCAATGCTTTCCTATTGAATCTAGCACCAATCGTAATTATTATTATTGCAGTTACAGCGATAATACTTTACTTTATGTATCGCAAACAATTAATTGCCGATCCTGTACAAGTTAAGAAATTAATGAGCCTAGATGAAAAACAATACATTAAAGATCCAGTATTAATGAAAAAATCTTTAACAGTACTTGGACTTACAATTGTAGGTTTCATGACTCATTCGATTTTCCACGTTGATGCAGCTATCATCGCTTTAACTGGTGCTACTGTACTTATGTTAATTGGTGTGAAAGAGCATGAAATTGAGGAAGTATTTGCAAGCGTAGAGTGGGTAACAATCTTCTTCTTCGCAGGGCTATTCGTACTTGTTGGAGGACTTATCGATATCGGTCTTATCAAAATGTTAGCTCAAAAAGTAATCGGTATAACAGGCGGAGATATTTCTTACGCATCCATCCTTATTTTATGGGTATCTGGTATCGCCTCTGCAACAATTGATAACATCCCATTCGTTGCAACAATGATTCCACTTATTAACGATATGGCAGTTGGGCTAGGCTTATCACCATCTGACGCACAAATCGATGTATTATGGTGGGCATTAGCACTAGGTGCTTGTCTGGGCGGAAACGGAACGTTAATCGGAGCTTCTGCTAACGTAATCGTTGCAGGTATCGCGAGCCGCGAAGGACATAAATTTAGTTACATGGACTTCCTAAAAGTCGGTTTCCCAATTATGATCGTTTCATTAATCATTTCTCACATTTATATTTATTTACGCTACCTTATGTAG
- the pepA gene encoding cytosol aminopeptidase yields MFQVQKELASHEAVIVALFEEEKTSSFVQELDKAFEGQLQVLLEEKELSTKKKAISKVHSLGKTNVKRYYFVGLGKKESYTTETLRVALGKAFKTLQAAKVQDAAILLDSFVTEKLDVIDVAHIAAEVQGLGTYELETYKSDKKDRVELEKFTAITAEDVQEIEAALTVGYVHGRATNSARTLVNMPPNVLTATKLAEYAVELAEKYDMDYKVLEKEEMEDLGMGALLAVNQGSVEPPKMIALIYKGKEEWKDVIGFVGKGITYDTGGYSLKPREGMVGMKGDMGGAAAVLGAMEIIGELRPEQNVIAVIPSTDNVVSGTAFKPDDVITSMSGKTIEVLNTDAEGRLALADGITYAKKLGANYLVDVATLTGGVIVALGNHTTGAMTNNEELFEQVLEASMETDEPIWQLPIFDRDKERVRNSKFADLNNSPGREGHAVMAGTFLGEFAEDTPWVHLDIAGTSETKGAHDLGPAGATGAMVRTLATLVERFGEE; encoded by the coding sequence ATGTTTCAAGTACAAAAAGAATTAGCAAGCCATGAAGCGGTAATTGTTGCCTTATTTGAAGAAGAGAAAACAAGTAGTTTTGTACAAGAACTGGACAAAGCGTTTGAAGGACAATTACAAGTTTTATTAGAAGAGAAAGAACTTTCTACTAAGAAGAAAGCTATTTCAAAAGTACATAGTTTAGGAAAAACAAATGTGAAACGTTATTATTTCGTTGGTTTAGGTAAGAAAGAATCTTATACGACGGAAACGTTACGTGTAGCTCTTGGTAAGGCATTTAAAACACTGCAAGCAGCAAAAGTACAAGATGCAGCAATCTTACTGGATTCTTTCGTAACAGAGAAATTAGATGTGATTGATGTAGCTCATATTGCAGCAGAAGTACAAGGTCTTGGTACATATGAATTAGAAACGTATAAATCAGATAAAAAGGATCGTGTGGAATTAGAGAAGTTTACGGCTATTACAGCGGAAGATGTACAAGAAATTGAAGCAGCATTAACAGTTGGCTACGTACATGGACGTGCAACAAATTCAGCTCGTACACTTGTAAATATGCCGCCAAACGTATTAACAGCGACAAAGCTTGCTGAGTATGCTGTTGAGTTAGCGGAGAAGTATGATATGGACTATAAAGTTCTTGAGAAAGAAGAGATGGAAGATCTTGGTATGGGTGCGTTGCTTGCAGTAAACCAAGGTAGTGTAGAGCCACCAAAAATGATCGCTCTTATTTATAAGGGAAAAGAAGAGTGGAAAGATGTCATTGGGTTCGTTGGAAAAGGTATTACATACGATACAGGTGGTTATTCTTTAAAACCACGTGAAGGCATGGTCGGTATGAAAGGTGATATGGGCGGTGCAGCTGCTGTATTAGGTGCGATGGAAATTATCGGTGAACTTCGCCCAGAACAAAATGTGATCGCTGTTATTCCTTCAACTGATAACGTTGTAAGTGGTACGGCATTTAAGCCAGACGATGTAATTACATCAATGAGCGGAAAAACAATTGAAGTATTAAATACGGATGCAGAAGGTCGTCTAGCTTTAGCTGACGGTATTACGTATGCCAAAAAACTTGGTGCAAACTACCTTGTTGATGTTGCAACATTAACAGGCGGTGTAATTGTTGCACTTGGAAACCATACGACAGGCGCAATGACAAATAATGAAGAGTTGTTTGAGCAAGTACTAGAGGCTTCTATGGAAACAGATGAGCCAATTTGGCAACTACCGATTTTTGATCGTGATAAAGAACGCGTTCGAAACAGTAAGTTTGCTGATTTAAATAACTCACCAGGTCGTGAAGGACATGCGGTTATGGCAGGTACATTCTTAGGCGAATTCGCTGAAGATACACCGTGGGTACACTTAGATATTGCTGGAACATCAGAAACAAAAGGCGCGCACGACTTAGGACCAGCTGGAGCAACTGGTGCAATGGTACGTACACTTGCAACACTCGTGGAGCGTTTCGGAGAAGAATAA
- a CDS encoding glycine--tRNA ligase, with amino-acid sequence MYSMEQVVNLAKHRGFVFPGSEIYGGLANTWDYGPLGIELKNNVKKAWWKKFIQESPHNVGLDAAILMNPKTWIASGHVGNFNDPMIDCKKCKARHRADKLIEDALDAKGIEMVVDGLTFDQMADLMKEHEVKCPDCGSEEFTEIRQFNLMFKTFQGVTESSTNEIFLRPETAQGIFVNFKNVQRSMRKKLPFGIGQIGKSFRNEITPGNFTFRTREFEQMELEFFCKPGEDLEWFAFWRETCKNWLLSLGMSEESMRLRDHGEEELSHYSNATTDIEFKFPFGWGELWGVASRTDFDLKRHMEHSNEDFNYIDPQTNERYVPYCIEPSLGADRVTLAFLCDAYEEEQLENDSRTVLRFHPALAPYKAAILPLSKKLSEGATEVFAELAKDFMVDFDETGSIGKRYRRQDEIGTPFCITYDFDSVEDKAVTVRDRDTMEQVRMPISELKGFLEKKIQF; translated from the coding sequence ATGTATTCAATGGAACAAGTTGTAAACTTAGCGAAACATCGCGGTTTTGTTTTCCCTGGTTCTGAAATTTACGGTGGTCTTGCAAACACTTGGGATTACGGTCCACTTGGAATCGAATTAAAAAATAACGTTAAAAAAGCTTGGTGGAAAAAATTCATTCAAGAATCTCCACACAACGTTGGTTTAGACGCAGCTATTTTAATGAACCCTAAAACTTGGATCGCTTCTGGTCACGTTGGTAACTTCAACGATCCAATGATCGACTGTAAAAAGTGTAAAGCTCGTCACCGTGCTGACAAATTAATTGAAGATGCTTTAGATGCAAAAGGCATCGAAATGGTTGTTGACGGTCTTACTTTCGACCAAATGGCTGACTTAATGAAAGAACATGAAGTAAAATGCCCTGATTGCGGTAGTGAAGAATTCACTGAAATCCGTCAGTTCAACTTAATGTTCAAAACATTCCAAGGTGTTACAGAGTCTAGCACAAACGAAATCTTCCTTCGTCCTGAAACAGCACAAGGTATTTTCGTAAACTTCAAAAACGTTCAACGCTCTATGCGTAAAAAGCTTCCATTTGGTATCGGCCAAATCGGTAAGAGTTTCCGTAACGAAATCACACCTGGTAACTTCACATTCCGTACACGTGAATTCGAACAAATGGAACTTGAATTCTTCTGTAAGCCTGGTGAAGATTTAGAGTGGTTCGCATTCTGGCGTGAAACTTGTAAAAACTGGTTACTTTCACTTGGTATGTCTGAAGAGAGTATGCGTCTTCGTGACCACGGTGAAGAAGAGTTATCTCACTACAGTAATGCAACAACTGACATTGAATTCAAATTCCCATTCGGTTGGGGCGAACTATGGGGCGTTGCATCTCGTACAGACTTCGATTTAAAACGTCACATGGAACACTCTAACGAAGACTTTAACTATATTGATCCACAAACGAATGAGCGTTACGTACCATACTGCATCGAGCCATCTTTAGGTGCTGACCGCGTAACATTAGCATTCTTATGTGATGCATACGAAGAAGAGCAATTAGAAAACGATTCTCGTACAGTTCTTCGTTTCCACCCTGCTTTAGCACCATACAAAGCAGCTATCTTACCATTATCTAAAAAGCTATCTGAAGGTGCTACTGAAGTATTCGCAGAATTAGCTAAAGACTTCATGGTAGACTTTGACGAAACTGGTTCTATCGGTAAACGTTACCGTCGTCAAGACGAAATCGGTACACCATTCTGTATCACTTACGACTTCGACTCAGTTGAAGACAAAGCTGTTACAGTACGTGACCGTGACACAATGGAACAAGTTCGTATGCCAATTAGTGAACTAAAAGGTTTCTTAGAGAAGAAAATCCAGTTCTAA
- a CDS encoding phospho-sugar mutase, whose product MNWKQEFSRWLSYAQLDAELKEQLENMKQDEKKIEDSFYKNLEFGTGGMRGELGAGTNRLNVYTVRKATKGLASFIEKLGEEAKKRGVVVAYDSRHKSPEFAMEVAATLGAHGITTYVFESLRPTPVLSFAVRHLHTVSGIVLTASHNPPEYNGYKVYGEDGGQLPPKEADELISYVNAVEDELTVEVADVEQLKADGLLHIIGQEVDDAYAAELNNVIINKEMVQKVGKDLKIVFTPLHGTSNISVRRGLKEVGFTDVTVVKEQELPDPNFSTVKSPNPEEHAAFEYAIRDGEKVGADVLIATDPDADRLGVAVRNHNGEFQVLTGNQTGALMLDYLLSQKKENGTLPENGVVLKTIVTSEIGRTIAKAYGLDTIDTLTGFKFIGEKIRQYEESGQYEFQFGYEESYGYLIRPFCRDKDAVQSVLFACEVAAYYKSQGKTLYDGLLEVFEKYGFFREDLVSLTLKGKDGAEKIQEMMATFRENPPKEVAGLTVVAVEDYKASIVTSLQDGHKEEIHLPKSNVLKYQLEDGSWFCLRPSGTEPKIKFYFGVKDSSLQNSEQKLLTIKEDIMNRL is encoded by the coding sequence ATGAATTGGAAACAAGAATTTAGTCGCTGGCTTTCTTACGCACAATTAGATGCAGAATTAAAAGAACAGCTAGAAAATATGAAGCAAGATGAGAAGAAAATCGAGGATAGCTTTTATAAAAATCTAGAGTTTGGCACAGGTGGTATGCGTGGTGAACTTGGTGCTGGTACGAACCGTTTAAACGTATATACAGTTCGTAAAGCAACAAAAGGATTAGCAAGCTTTATCGAAAAATTAGGTGAGGAAGCGAAAAAACGCGGTGTTGTTGTAGCCTATGATTCTCGTCATAAATCACCTGAGTTCGCAATGGAAGTTGCTGCTACACTTGGTGCACACGGCATTACAACATATGTGTTTGAAAGCTTACGTCCAACGCCAGTACTTTCTTTCGCAGTTCGTCATTTACATACAGTAAGTGGAATCGTTCTTACGGCAAGCCATAATCCGCCTGAATATAACGGATACAAAGTATACGGTGAAGATGGTGGACAGTTACCTCCAAAAGAGGCAGATGAGTTAATTAGCTACGTAAATGCAGTAGAAGATGAATTAACAGTTGAAGTTGCTGATGTAGAGCAATTAAAAGCTGACGGTTTATTACATATTATTGGACAAGAAGTAGATGATGCATATGCTGCAGAATTGAACAATGTCATCATTAATAAAGAAATGGTGCAAAAGGTTGGTAAAGACTTGAAAATCGTCTTTACACCATTACACGGAACATCAAATATTTCTGTACGCCGTGGTTTAAAAGAAGTTGGATTTACAGATGTAACAGTTGTAAAAGAGCAAGAGTTACCAGATCCAAACTTCTCTACAGTAAAATCACCGAACCCAGAAGAGCACGCAGCGTTTGAGTATGCAATTCGTGACGGTGAAAAGGTAGGCGCAGATGTATTAATCGCAACTGATCCTGACGCAGATCGCCTTGGTGTAGCAGTGCGTAATCATAATGGTGAGTTCCAAGTATTAACAGGAAACCAAACAGGTGCATTAATGCTTGATTACTTACTATCTCAAAAGAAAGAAAACGGAACGCTTCCAGAGAACGGTGTCGTATTAAAAACAATCGTAACGTCTGAAATTGGTCGTACAATTGCAAAAGCATACGGTTTAGATACAATTGATACGTTAACTGGATTTAAATTTATCGGTGAGAAAATTAGACAGTATGAAGAAAGCGGACAATATGAATTCCAATTCGGTTATGAGGAAAGCTATGGTTATTTAATCCGCCCATTCTGCCGTGATAAAGATGCAGTACAATCTGTCCTATTTGCATGTGAAGTAGCTGCATACTACAAATCACAAGGGAAAACGTTATATGACGGTCTATTAGAAGTATTTGAGAAGTACGGCTTCTTCCGTGAAGACCTTGTATCGTTAACGTTAAAAGGAAAAGATGGAGCGGAAAAAATCCAAGAGATGATGGCAACGTTCCGTGAGAATCCTCCGAAAGAAGTAGCGGGCTTAACAGTCGTAGCAGTGGAAGACTACAAAGCAAGCATCGTTACATCTTTACAAGATGGACATAAAGAAGAGATTCACTTACCGAAATCAAATGTGTTAAAATATCAATTAGAGGATGGTTCATGGTTCTGCCTACGTCCATCTGGAACTGAGCCGAAGATTAAGTTTTACTTTGGTGTGAAAGATAGTTCTTTACAAAATAGTGAACAAAAGTTACTTACTATTAAAGAAGACATTATGAATCGTTTATAA
- a CDS encoding biotin transporter BioY: MRRFHVLDLALAAMFVALMAIGANIVSWAPFLQVAGIPLSMQPFFAILAGLLLGSRLGALSMTVYMLVGVAGAPIFANFKAGFGALLDPTGGFIIAFIIVAYVSGKLVEQKERPTFITFAIASFTGIILTYIIGTTYMYGAVNLFMDGNMSYKAAWMIMMWFAVKDIAFTIIGAIIAPRIYYAVRRSAYQHSHSTIS; the protein is encoded by the coding sequence ATGAGGAGATTTCATGTTTTAGATTTAGCATTAGCTGCCATGTTCGTTGCTCTTATGGCCATCGGTGCAAATATTGTATCTTGGGCACCATTCCTTCAAGTAGCAGGCATCCCATTATCTATGCAACCATTTTTCGCAATTTTAGCAGGTCTTCTTCTTGGAAGTAGACTTGGTGCCTTATCCATGACTGTATATATGCTCGTTGGCGTAGCCGGCGCACCAATCTTCGCTAACTTCAAGGCTGGATTTGGAGCACTTTTAGATCCTACTGGTGGTTTTATTATCGCATTTATTATCGTTGCTTATGTGTCGGGAAAACTAGTAGAACAAAAAGAAAGACCAACATTCATTACATTTGCAATTGCCTCTTTCACAGGAATTATTTTAACTTATATAATCGGTACTACTTACATGTACGGGGCAGTCAATCTCTTTATGGACGGTAATATGAGCTATAAAGCTGCTTGGATGATTATGATGTGGTTTGCAGTAAAAGATATTGCATTTACAATTATCGGTGCTATTATCGCACCTCGCATATACTATGCTGTGCGTCGTTCTGCTTATCAGCATTCTCATTCAACGATTTCATAA
- the kapD gene encoding 3'-5' exonuclease KapD — MDEQRFLFLDFEFTMPQHRKKPKGFFPEIIEVGLVSVAGCKVEDTYSSHVRPKTFPSLTDRCKKFLGIKQEVVDKGISFPELVKKLAEYETKCKPTIVTWGNMDMKVLKHNCEMAGIAFPFFGQCRDLSLEYKKFFGERNQTGLWKAIEAYGKVGTGKHHCALDDAMTTYNIFKLVEKDKEYLVKPAPPTLGELVDFSKVLKKVSTQ, encoded by the coding sequence ATGGATGAACAACGATTTTTATTTTTAGACTTTGAGTTTACGATGCCCCAGCATAGAAAGAAACCGAAAGGATTTTTTCCGGAGATTATTGAGGTAGGACTCGTTTCAGTTGCTGGCTGTAAGGTAGAAGATACGTATTCATCACATGTCAGACCGAAAACATTTCCCTCTTTAACGGATCGATGCAAGAAGTTTTTAGGAATAAAACAAGAAGTCGTGGATAAAGGGATTTCATTTCCTGAACTCGTTAAGAAGCTTGCAGAATACGAAACGAAATGTAAACCGACAATTGTAACGTGGGGAAATATGGATATGAAAGTGCTGAAGCATAATTGTGAAATGGCAGGGATAGCTTTTCCATTCTTCGGGCAGTGTCGTGATTTATCGCTTGAGTATAAGAAGTTTTTTGGAGAAAGAAATCAAACAGGATTATGGAAAGCAATTGAGGCGTATGGAAAAGTAGGGACAGGGAAGCATCATTGTGCGCTTGACGATGCGATGACGACGTACAATATTTTTAAACTAGTAGAAAAAGATAAAGAGTATTTAGTAAAACCAGCACCTCCAACGTTAGGGGAACTCGTTGATTTTTCAAAAGTGTTAAAGAAAGTGAGCACACAGTAA
- the cdaS gene encoding sporulation-specific diadenylate cyclase CdaS — protein sequence MHEWGLSEELKIQTKQMIEIAERELSIMRNAIDKEDECILCKMEDIHHMLANVQTLAATYYIQAYLSPYTESSSFITTAIQHLSARKHGALIVVERNETLEAFIQTGTTLNAHLTAPLLESIFYPGNPLHDGAVLVKNNHIVSAANILPLTKSTEVDPELGTRHRAAIGLSEKSDALILVVSEETGRTSFALNGILYTISL from the coding sequence ATGCACGAATGGGGCTTGTCAGAAGAACTCAAAATACAAACAAAGCAAATGATTGAAATTGCTGAAAGAGAACTATCGATTATGAGGAACGCAATCGATAAAGAAGACGAATGTATTTTATGCAAAATGGAAGATATTCATCATATGTTGGCAAATGTACAAACATTGGCAGCTACATACTATATTCAGGCATATTTATCACCTTATACGGAAAGTTCATCTTTTATTACGACAGCTATCCAACATTTAAGCGCTAGAAAACATGGTGCTCTTATCGTTGTAGAACGAAACGAGACGCTTGAAGCTTTCATTCAAACTGGAACGACATTAAACGCTCATTTAACTGCACCATTACTCGAATCAATATTTTATCCAGGTAACCCTCTTCATGACGGTGCCGTTCTCGTAAAAAATAATCATATTGTCTCAGCTGCTAATATTCTTCCTTTAACGAAAAGTACAGAAGTTGATCCTGAACTAGGAACACGTCACAGAGCTGCAATTGGCTTATCAGAAAAGAGTGATGCACTTATATTAGTTGTCTCTGAAGAAACGGGCCGTACTTCTTTTGCTTTAAATGGGATTTTGTATACGATTTCTTTATAA
- a CDS encoding DUF3298 and DUF4163 domain-containing protein codes for MKQKFCILLLMFSLLTIVPNCAITAKASNLTIDVKTVTQKGKKPYIEYQINRPSFHNFSDSKFQNKLNLYYKKSTDKFKNKLEKEAKKYYKETEGSSTPFHPYVANVDYKVSLNKPPFLSLYVNYYQYTGGAHGLYTWKANTFDLNEKKVLHLDDLFQQKDNYKDVIRAEIVRQIKQNESIYFPDATEKVMSMKKFHFFLEPDNLVIYFPLYEIAPYSSGIPQFRIPYTLLRDYLKPSYQNILIDNK; via the coding sequence ATGAAACAGAAATTTTGTATATTACTGCTTATGTTCTCCTTGCTGACTATTGTACCAAATTGTGCAATAACAGCCAAAGCATCTAACCTGACAATCGATGTTAAGACTGTAACGCAAAAAGGTAAGAAACCTTATATAGAATATCAAATAAATAGACCTTCTTTTCACAACTTTTCTGACTCTAAATTTCAAAACAAACTCAATTTATACTACAAAAAATCCACCGACAAATTTAAAAACAAATTAGAAAAAGAAGCAAAAAAATATTATAAAGAGACAGAAGGATCTAGTACACCATTTCATCCGTACGTAGCAAATGTTGATTATAAAGTCTCTTTAAACAAACCACCTTTCCTTAGCCTATATGTGAATTACTATCAATATACTGGCGGAGCACACGGTCTTTATACGTGGAAGGCAAATACATTTGATTTAAACGAAAAAAAGGTACTGCACTTAGACGATTTGTTTCAACAAAAGGATAATTATAAAGATGTAATCCGTGCAGAGATTGTACGACAAATTAAACAAAATGAAAGCATTTATTTTCCTGATGCAACTGAAAAGGTAATGAGTATGAAAAAGTTTCACTTCTTTTTAGAGCCAGACAATCTCGTCATTTATTTCCCTTTATATGAGATTGCTCCCTATTCAAGTGGAATTCCGCAATTTCGTATTCCATATACGTTGCTAAGAGACTATTTAAAGCCTTCTTATCAAAATATTTTGATTGACAACAAGTAA
- the galU gene encoding UTP--glucose-1-phosphate uridylyltransferase GalU, with protein sequence MKKVRKAIIPAAGLGTRFLPATKAMPKEMLPIVDKPTIQYIVEEAVKSGIEDIIIVTGKTKRSIEDHFDNAFELEQNLLEKKKYELLEKVQASSKMVDIHYIRQKEPKGLGHAVWCARKFIGDEPFAVLLGDDIVQAEKPCLRQLMDEYEKTLSSVIGVQTVPESETHRYGIIDPLEQEGRRYQVRNFVEKPAQGTAPSNLAIMGRYILTPEIFMFLEQQHVGAGGEIQLTDAIQSLNEIQRVFAYDFEGKRYDVGEKLGFVQTTIEMALQHPELRDDMVAMMKKILEEQANQDS encoded by the coding sequence ATGAAAAAAGTAAGAAAAGCGATAATCCCAGCAGCTGGATTAGGAACACGTTTTTTACCAGCAACGAAAGCAATGCCAAAAGAAATGTTACCGATAGTAGATAAACCGACGATCCAGTACATTGTAGAAGAAGCAGTGAAATCGGGTATCGAAGATATTATTATTGTTACTGGTAAAACAAAGCGTTCTATCGAAGATCATTTTGATAACGCATTTGAACTAGAACAAAACTTATTAGAGAAGAAAAAATATGAGTTGCTTGAAAAAGTACAAGCTTCTTCAAAAATGGTAGATATTCATTATATCCGTCAAAAAGAGCCGAAGGGACTAGGACATGCTGTTTGGTGTGCGCGTAAATTCATTGGTGATGAGCCGTTTGCAGTGTTACTAGGTGATGATATTGTCCAAGCTGAGAAACCGTGTTTACGTCAATTAATGGATGAGTATGAAAAAACACTTTCTTCTGTTATTGGTGTACAAACTGTTCCAGAGTCGGAAACACATCGCTATGGAATTATCGATCCATTAGAACAAGAAGGTCGTCGTTACCAAGTCCGCAATTTCGTTGAGAAACCAGCACAAGGTACAGCTCCTTCAAACTTAGCAATTATGGGTCGTTACATTTTAACGCCTGAAATCTTTATGTTCTTAGAACAGCAACATGTCGGTGCTGGTGGTGAAATTCAGTTAACAGATGCAATCCAAAGCTTAAATGAAATCCAACGTGTATTTGCTTACGATTTCGAAGGAAAGCGCTACGATGTAGGTGAAAAGCTAGGATTCGTTCAAACGACAATCGAAATGGCCCTGCAACACCCAGAATTACGTGATGACATGGTTGCAATGATGAAGAAAATTTTAGAAGAACAAGCGAATCAAGATTCATAA